A window of Malania oleifera isolate guangnan ecotype guangnan chromosome 5, ASM2987363v1, whole genome shotgun sequence contains these coding sequences:
- the LOC131155979 gene encoding secreted RxLR effector protein 161-like produces the protein MEKVLERFGIVNAKLVTNTSLENYFKLCTTRFPWTDNEVHDMSKVPYVIAMGCLMYAMVSTRPGLAQDVSVSTSDYGIMFGMQQSDPSVLGFVDAGYVGDFDDRKSTTRYVMGGPICWKSRVQSQVALFTTKLGYMAVTEVTMDKFKHCLDLVNVSNF, from the coding sequence atggagaaggtgttggagaggtttggCATAGTTAATGCAAAGTTGGTCACCAACACATCAttggaaaattattttaaattgtgtACCACTCGGTTCCCATGGACGGACAATGAGGttcatgacatgtcaaaggtcccctatgttaTTGCAATGGGatgtttgatgtatgctatggttagTACAAGACCGGGTCTGGCACAAGATGTTAGTGTGAGTACTTcagactatggcatcatgttcggcatgCAACAAAGTGATCCATCAGTTTTGGGTTTTGTGGATGCAGGCTATGTAGGGGACTTTGATGACAGGAAGTCTACAACAAGGTATGttatgggaggacctatttgttggaagtcTAGGGTACAGTCTCAGGTTGCACTATTTACAACTAAGCTAGGGTATATGGCAGTAACCGAAGTTaccatggacaagttcaagcattgcttggacttggttaaTGTCTCCAATTTCTAG
- the LOC131155450 gene encoding thiamine-repressible mitochondrial transport protein THI74, with protein MRSDVWRWVLGLIYIFAVATIWIAASFVVQSVVDAGVSPFLITYICNSLFVIYIPLVEIGRYLEDSYGNLWLSRKKKDNHLQEFGDSEDITLLGEGDLGLKVGSTSLVVEQEKISHGMGIGSESKCKSYEFERLSQDQSKVCEAANEQLDVKGRWTRTRVAKVSLLICPFWFLAQLTFNLSLKYTTVTSNTILSSASSLFTFLVSLAFLGEKFTWVKLVSVLLCMGGTIIVSLGDSETGLSAIASNPVLGDILALVSAALYSAYITLIRKKLPDDDGKCGHASMAQFLGFLGLFNLLIFLPVALVLNFTQLEPFHALTWKQLGLIVGKGLLDNVLSDYLWARAVLLTSTTVATAGLTIQVPLAAVVDSLTGNAPHPMDYLGAAAVMVGFAGINVPSDDFCQSKEVSVESEDGNNSSNATAN; from the exons ATGAGAAGTGACGTTTGGAGATGGGTTTTAGGTCTGATATATATATTTGCTGTTGCAACGATTTGGATTGCTGCTAGCTTCGTGGTTCAATCTGTTGTAGATGCAGGTGTTTCACCATTTCTCATTACGTATATTTGCAATTCTTTATTTGTGATTTATATCCCCTTAGTTGAAATTGGGCGTTATTTGGAGGATTCCTATGGAAATCTATGGCTTTCAAGAAAAAAGAAGGATAACCATTTGCAAGAATTTGGGGATTCCGAGGATATCACTCTTCTTGGGGAAGGAGATTTAGGTCTGAAAGTTGGTTCAACTTCGTTGGTCGTGGAGCAGGAAAAAATAAGTCATGGGATGGGTATTGGTTCAGAAAGCAAATGCAAATCATATGAATTTGAAAGGCTTTCACAAGATCAAAGCAAAGTTTGTGAGGCTGCTAATGAGCAACTTGATGTGAAAGGCCGATGGACACGCACCAGAGTGGCAAAAGTCAGCCTGTTAATTTGCCCGTTTTGGTTTCTGGCTCAACTCACATTTAATCTCTCGCTGAAGTATACTACAGTCACG TCAAACACCATTCTAAGCAGTGCCTCCAGCCTTTTCACCTTTTTGGTCTCTCTAGCCTTCTTAGGGGAGAAGTTTACATGGGTGAAGCTTGTGAGTGTTCTTCTTTGCATGGGAGGAACAATAATTGTCAGCTTGGGTGACTCTGAAACGGGACTTAGTGCAATTGCTAGCAACCCTGTTCTTGGAGACATTCTTGCTCTTGTGTCAGCAGCCTTGTATTCTGCATATATCACCCTTATTCGCAAAAAGTTACCTGATGATGATGGAAAATGTGGTCATGCCAGTATGGCACAGTTCCTTGGATTCTTGGGGTTGTTCAACCTCTTGATATTCCTACCTGTTGCTCTTGTCCTTAATTTTACCCAGCTGGAGCCTTTTCATGCGCTTACCTGGAAGCAGCTTGGTCTAATTGTCGGTAAAG GTTTGTTGGATAACGTGCTGAGCGATTACTTGTGGGCTAGGGCCGTTCTTCTGACGTCGACAACAGTTGCAACTGCTGGTCTGACAATTCAGGTTCCATTAGCAGCAGTTGTGGATTCGCTAACAGGCAATGCCCCTCATCCTATGGATTACCTTGGAGCTGCAGCTGTCATGGTTGGATTCGCCGGTATCAACGTCCCTTCTGATGATTTTTGTCAATCAAAAGAAGTCAGTGTGGAGTCGGAAGATGGAAATAATAGTTCAAACGCTACTGCCAACTAG